From the Gordonia bronchialis DSM 43247 genome, one window contains:
- a CDS encoding DUF6912 family protein, which translates to MRVYLPATLAMLMELNETGEFRAIGGTAFALTPALREAFLSGDDEELSEVAMREAARASLRLLAGEVPEQGDADAAADLAADAATTKPGNTLRLPPRRAVVAADVDDVTLRPDLDDAVVKITGPVPLSAIASVHVDGADAEDKVRAATIVIDAADLGDLDAELAVGDVEDHDLGWYATQELPFLLELL; encoded by the coding sequence ATGAGGGTGTATCTCCCGGCGACGTTGGCGATGCTGATGGAGCTCAACGAGACCGGCGAGTTCCGGGCGATCGGCGGCACCGCCTTTGCGCTGACCCCGGCGCTGCGCGAAGCCTTCCTGTCCGGCGACGACGAGGAACTCTCCGAGGTGGCGATGCGCGAGGCGGCCCGGGCGTCGCTGCGGTTGTTGGCCGGCGAGGTCCCCGAACAGGGTGACGCCGATGCCGCCGCCGACCTGGCTGCCGACGCAGCCACCACCAAGCCCGGTAACACGCTGCGCCTTCCGCCGCGCCGTGCGGTCGTCGCCGCGGATGTCGACGACGTGACGTTGCGACCCGATCTGGACGACGCCGTGGTGAAGATCACCGGGCCGGTGCCGCTGTCGGCGATCGCCTCGGTCCATGTCGATGGCGCCGACGCAGAGGACAAGGTGCGTGCTGCGACGATCGTCATCGATGCCGCTGACCTCGGTGATCTGGACGCGGAGCTGGCTGTCGGCGACGTCGAGGACCACGACCTGGGCTGGTATGCGACTCAGGAACTGCCGTTCCTTCTCGAACTCCTCTGA
- a CDS encoding fatty acid desaturase family protein — protein sequence MAITDINEYAHLTEADVEALGAELDAIRRDIEADRGMRDVRYLHRTILAHRALEVVGRVALIGSHKRSLWLLGTAALSLSKIIENMELGHNVMHGQWDWMNDPEVHSTTYEWDMVCASPHWKHSHNYIHHKYTNVVGMDHDVGYKVLRVTRDEPWEPRRLFQPLSNLMLAATFEWGIGLHDIELGEYLRGERAPEVTVPKIKLFARKIIRQVGKDYIIFPAMTGPNFVHTLTANATANLIRNLWAYVVIFCGHFPDGAEKFTVESLENETPGQWYLRQMLGTANFKAGPAMAFFSGNLCYQIEHHLYPDLPSNRYAEIADRVRDLCDKYDLPYTTGSLMVQYMQTLRTINKLALPDRFLRDTADDAPETASERRFAGMPKTRGLKTAIAELRARRRRTRR from the coding sequence ATGGCAATCACTGATATCAACGAGTACGCACACCTGACCGAAGCCGACGTCGAGGCACTGGGTGCCGAACTAGATGCCATCCGCCGCGACATCGAAGCCGACCGGGGAATGCGTGATGTCCGGTATCTGCACCGGACGATCCTCGCGCATCGGGCACTCGAGGTCGTGGGCCGGGTCGCACTGATCGGTAGCCACAAGCGTTCGCTGTGGTTGCTCGGTACCGCGGCTCTCTCGCTGTCGAAGATCATCGAGAACATGGAACTCGGCCACAATGTGATGCACGGCCAATGGGATTGGATGAACGATCCCGAGGTGCACTCCACCACCTACGAGTGGGACATGGTGTGCGCGTCACCCCACTGGAAGCACTCGCACAACTACATCCATCACAAGTACACCAACGTCGTCGGGATGGACCACGACGTCGGCTATAAGGTCTTGCGGGTCACCCGCGACGAGCCGTGGGAACCGCGCCGGCTGTTCCAGCCGCTGTCCAACCTGATGCTCGCCGCCACCTTCGAGTGGGGAATCGGCCTGCACGACATCGAACTCGGTGAGTATCTACGGGGTGAGCGCGCACCAGAGGTGACCGTCCCGAAGATCAAACTGTTCGCGCGCAAGATCATTCGTCAGGTCGGCAAGGACTACATCATCTTCCCGGCGATGACCGGTCCCAACTTCGTGCACACGCTGACCGCCAACGCGACCGCGAACCTGATTCGCAACCTGTGGGCCTACGTCGTCATCTTCTGCGGACATTTTCCCGATGGCGCAGAGAAATTCACCGTCGAGTCGCTGGAGAACGAGACACCCGGTCAGTGGTATCTGCGGCAGATGCTCGGGACGGCGAACTTCAAGGCGGGCCCCGCGATGGCTTTCTTCAGTGGGAATCTCTGCTACCAGATCGAGCACCATCTCTACCCCGATCTGCCCAGCAACCGCTACGCCGAGATCGCCGACCGCGTCCGCGATCTCTGCGACAAATACGACCTGCCCTATACGACGGGCTCGTTGATGGTGCAGTACATGCAGACGCTGCGGACCATCAACAAACTCGCGCTGCCCGACCGCTTCCTGCGCGACACCGCCGACGACGCCCCGGAGACCGCCTCGGAGCGACGGTTCGCCGGGATGCCCAAGACTCGGGGACTCAAGACGGCGATTGCCGAACTGCGGGCCCGACGTCGTCGGACGCGACGCTGA
- a CDS encoding fatty acid desaturase family protein, with translation MAITDIPEYAHLSPSDVEALGAELDAIRADIEADRGERDARYIRNTIRFQRGMELLGRGLIFGSTKRSMWWAGAGALGLAKIVENMELGHNVMHGQWDWMNDPEVHSTTWEWDNTDPSAHWKHTHNYIHHKYTNVLGMDDDVGYGLLRVTRDQRWRPFYLGNLAYNTLLALAFEYGVAAQHLELGKKRRTPEAKAQFQRDLRDVATKVGKQMAKDYVVYPALAGLVAGRGDLRQGGRAFRKAATANVMGNVIRNIWTNAVIFCGHFPDGAEKFTKQDVDSETQAEWYLRQMLGSANFHSGFVLAFLSGNLSYQIEHHIFPDLPSNRLAEISVRVRALCEKYDLPYTTGSFPLQYAKSWRTIAKLSLPDKYLKATADDAPETASERRFKSDLPEGARLQASVDPTTGRRRGLRTAIASLRRRGKGARVRQIVAADNRREAA, from the coding sequence ATGGCGATCACCGACATCCCCGAGTACGCACACCTGTCTCCCTCCGACGTGGAGGCGCTCGGCGCCGAACTCGATGCGATCCGAGCCGACATCGAAGCGGATCGGGGTGAGCGCGATGCGCGCTACATCCGCAACACGATCCGCTTCCAGCGCGGCATGGAACTGCTCGGCCGTGGGCTGATCTTCGGTTCCACCAAGCGATCGATGTGGTGGGCCGGTGCGGGTGCACTGGGTCTGGCCAAGATCGTCGAGAACATGGAACTCGGCCACAATGTGATGCACGGCCAGTGGGACTGGATGAACGATCCCGAGGTGCACTCGACCACGTGGGAGTGGGACAACACCGACCCCTCGGCGCACTGGAAGCACACGCACAATTACATCCATCACAAGTACACCAATGTGCTCGGGATGGACGACGACGTGGGCTACGGACTGCTGCGGGTGACCCGTGACCAGCGGTGGCGGCCCTTCTACCTGGGCAACCTGGCCTACAACACCCTGCTCGCGCTCGCCTTCGAGTACGGCGTTGCCGCGCAGCACCTCGAACTGGGCAAGAAGCGCAGGACTCCCGAGGCCAAGGCACAGTTCCAGCGCGATCTGCGCGACGTGGCGACCAAGGTCGGCAAGCAGATGGCCAAGGACTATGTGGTCTATCCGGCTCTCGCCGGTCTCGTCGCGGGCCGCGGCGACCTGCGACAGGGCGGCCGGGCCTTCCGCAAGGCGGCCACCGCGAATGTCATGGGCAACGTCATCCGCAACATTTGGACCAACGCGGTCATCTTCTGCGGCCACTTCCCCGACGGCGCGGAGAAGTTCACCAAGCAGGACGTCGACAGCGAGACGCAGGCCGAATGGTATCTGCGCCAGATGCTCGGCAGCGCCAACTTCCACTCCGGGTTCGTGCTGGCCTTCCTGAGCGGCAACCTGTCCTACCAGATCGAGCACCACATCTTCCCGGATCTGCCGAGTAACCGCCTCGCCGAGATCTCCGTCCGGGTGCGGGCGCTGTGCGAGAAGTACGACCTGCCCTACACCACGGGGTCGTTCCCACTGCAGTATGCGAAGTCGTGGCGGACCATCGCCAAGCTGTCCCTGCCGGACAAGTACCTGAAGGCAACCGCCGATGACGCGCCGGAGACGGCGTCGGAGCGGCGTTTCAAATCGGATCTGCCCGAGGGTGCCCGGCTGCAGGCGTCTGTCGACCCGACCACCGGTCGTCGTCGTGGGCTGCGCACCGCGATCGCGTCGCTGCGTCGCCGGGGCAAGGGTGCCCGCGTGCGCCAGATCGTCGCCGCGGACAATCGGCGTGAGGCTGCGTGA
- a CDS encoding ferredoxin reductase, which produces MGFLERFEEPVTGVAARSRGAQWVRAAVTRITTPLLPDDYLHLANPLWSARELRGKVVSVTRETEDTATIRIRPGWGFSLDYTPGQYIGIGVLIEGRWTWRSYSLTSTPHTSASEKTIAITVKAMPEGFLSSHLVNGLTPGTVVRLAAPQGEFVLPDPLPEKILFVTAGSGITPIISMLRMMRQRKQVTDIRVVHSTPSAQDLLFADELAEMAGDGTIDLHVQHTRVDGKVTAVDLAQLCPDWTERQTWACGPGGFLDMLQQMYSDADLTDLLHIERFALERGHVGAQGGTVTFARSGKTAEVDGATTLLEAGESAGAIMPFGCRMGICQSCVVMIDKGCVRDLRSGVEHVEGERIQTCVSAAAGDCTLDV; this is translated from the coding sequence ATGGGATTTCTGGAGCGTTTCGAGGAACCGGTGACTGGTGTCGCCGCCCGAAGTCGCGGTGCGCAGTGGGTTCGTGCCGCCGTCACGCGGATCACCACGCCGCTGTTGCCCGACGATTATCTGCATCTGGCCAACCCGTTGTGGTCGGCGCGCGAGTTGCGCGGCAAGGTGGTGTCGGTGACGCGGGAGACCGAGGACACCGCGACCATTCGCATCCGACCGGGCTGGGGCTTTTCGCTGGATTACACGCCGGGCCAGTACATCGGGATCGGGGTGCTGATCGAGGGGCGCTGGACCTGGCGGTCGTATTCGCTGACCTCCACCCCGCACACCTCGGCGAGTGAGAAGACCATCGCGATCACCGTCAAGGCGATGCCCGAGGGGTTCCTGTCCTCGCACCTGGTCAATGGGCTCACCCCGGGCACCGTGGTCCGGTTGGCGGCACCGCAGGGCGAGTTCGTCCTGCCCGACCCGCTGCCCGAGAAGATCCTGTTCGTCACCGCCGGCAGCGGCATCACCCCGATCATTTCGATGCTGCGCATGATGCGACAACGTAAGCAGGTCACCGACATTCGCGTCGTCCATTCGACCCCGAGCGCCCAAGATCTCCTCTTCGCGGACGAGCTGGCCGAGATGGCCGGGGACGGCACGATCGATCTGCATGTCCAACACACCCGCGTCGACGGGAAGGTGACCGCCGTCGACCTGGCGCAGTTGTGCCCCGACTGGACCGAGCGCCAGACCTGGGCCTGCGGTCCCGGTGGATTCCTGGACATGCTGCAGCAGATGTACAGCGACGCCGACCTCACCGACCTGCTGCACATCGAGCGCTTCGCTCTCGAGCGTGGGCATGTCGGCGCCCAGGGCGGCACCGTCACGTTCGCCCGCTCGGGTAAGACCGCCGAGGTCGACGGCGCGACGACGCTGCTCGAGGCGGGTGAGTCGGCCGGCGCGATCATGCCGTTCGGCTGCCGGATGGGGATCTGCCAGAGCTGTGTGGTGATGATCGACAAGGGTTGCGTGCGTGACCTGCGGTCCGGCGTCGAACATGTGGAAGGTGAACGCATCCAGACCTGCGTGAGCGCCGCCGCCGGGGACTGCACCCTCGACGTCTGA
- a CDS encoding GNAT family N-acetyltransferase: MRAEIAKSQESQVPVLTDGEVTLRSHVRGDIDRMVELAADQAKIRWTPIPAPYGRSAAERFALEYAPRCWETGSEMVWAVDVDGRFAGTVDIAGEGVLTHLSFDLHPDARGWGIMRRAVLLAVDYAFAQAGKEVIRWTALAGNIDALRVAHACGFRLDASIPDGVELRGTPHAAWVGSLRRDDDRTPKTTWHADTFETERFRLRPLEEKDDPRIRETLDDAESRRYLFARPDPLLDEHAAAERIRKWWTAACGSTCTWAVADKDSDEYLGDVSIFDIDEVTGAEIGFYTHPEARGRGVLREGMAGAVDHIFDEIGLRRLTLFAAAGNEGSRALARSCGFREFGTQHLAARSDGDFEDLVGYELFHEWR; the protein is encoded by the coding sequence ATGCGAGCAGAGATCGCCAAGTCACAGGAATCGCAAGTACCCGTCCTCACGGACGGTGAGGTGACATTACGCTCCCACGTGCGGGGCGACATCGACCGCATGGTCGAGCTGGCCGCCGATCAGGCGAAGATCCGCTGGACCCCCATACCCGCGCCCTACGGTCGTTCCGCCGCCGAGCGGTTCGCACTCGAGTACGCGCCCCGATGCTGGGAGACCGGCAGTGAGATGGTGTGGGCGGTCGACGTGGACGGACGGTTCGCCGGCACCGTCGACATCGCCGGTGAGGGAGTGCTGACCCACCTGAGCTTCGATCTGCACCCGGATGCGCGCGGGTGGGGGATCATGCGCCGCGCGGTGTTGCTGGCCGTCGACTACGCCTTTGCGCAGGCCGGCAAGGAGGTGATCCGCTGGACGGCACTGGCCGGGAACATCGACGCCCTGCGCGTCGCCCACGCGTGCGGATTCCGGCTGGACGCGTCGATCCCCGACGGCGTCGAACTGCGCGGCACACCGCACGCCGCCTGGGTCGGTTCACTGCGCCGCGACGATGACCGGACACCGAAGACCACTTGGCATGCAGACACTTTCGAGACCGAGCGGTTCCGGTTGCGGCCCCTCGAGGAGAAGGATGATCCGCGGATCAGAGAGACTCTCGACGACGCCGAGTCGCGCCGGTATCTATTCGCGAGACCCGATCCGCTGCTCGACGAGCACGCGGCGGCCGAGCGCATCCGCAAGTGGTGGACCGCTGCGTGCGGCTCGACGTGCACGTGGGCCGTGGCCGACAAAGACTCCGACGAGTACCTCGGCGACGTCTCCATCTTCGACATCGACGAGGTGACCGGAGCCGAGATCGGTTTCTACACCCATCCCGAGGCGCGTGGCCGCGGGGTGCTGCGGGAGGGGATGGCGGGGGCCGTCGACCACATCTTCGACGAGATCGGCCTGCGCCGGTTGACGCTGTTTGCCGCGGCCGGCAACGAGGGCAGTCGCGCGCTGGCCCGCTCGTGCGGTTTCCGCGAGTTCGGCACGCAGCATCTTGCCGCACGGTCCGACGGTGACTTCGAAGACCTGGTCGGCTACGAGTTGTTCCACGAATGGCGCTGA
- the qcrB gene encoding cytochrome bc1 complex cytochrome b subunit: MAPSSRAKTVLGELDSWYHLAPGTRRQINKVFPSHWSFMLGEVALYSFIILLISGVYLTLFFDPSMSEVIYDGAYQPLNGVMMTKAYETTLNISFEVRGGLFVRQIHHWAALLFAASIIIHMMRIFFTGAFRRPREANWIIGCFLLILAMFEGFFGYSLPDDLLSGTGVRALTAGALGLPIVGTWIRWALFGGDFPGEIIIPRMYVLHILLFPGIILALIGAHLALVWYQKHTQFPGPGRTERNVVGVRIMPVFAAKGGAMFAMTTGVLALMAGVFQINPVWVLGPYNPAHVSAGSQPDIYMMWTDGLLRLMPAWELYLGKYTVPASNWGVLLIGAVFISMMVYPWVERRLTNDRAHHNLLQRPRDVPVRTGIGAMALSFYIILTLSCMNDVIAYKFHVSLNATTWMGRIGLIVVPPLAYFVAYRWALALQRSDRAVLAHGIETGLIKRLPQGEYIEVHQPLGPVDSHGHPIPLPYQGAALPKRMNKLGSSGAPGTGSILTADPPEQQQHNAERARSELDAELEAIRRLNSGSDARQ; the protein is encoded by the coding sequence ATGGCTCCATCAAGTCGTGCGAAAACTGTACTGGGAGAATTGGATTCGTGGTATCACCTCGCGCCCGGTACGCGTCGCCAGATCAACAAGGTCTTCCCGTCGCACTGGTCGTTCATGCTGGGTGAGGTTGCGCTCTACAGCTTCATCATCCTGCTGATCTCCGGGGTGTACCTGACTCTGTTCTTCGATCCGTCGATGAGCGAGGTCATCTACGACGGCGCCTATCAGCCGCTCAACGGTGTGATGATGACCAAGGCCTACGAGACCACCCTCAACATCTCCTTCGAGGTGCGCGGCGGTCTGTTCGTCCGCCAGATCCACCACTGGGCCGCGCTGCTGTTCGCCGCGTCGATCATCATCCACATGATGCGCATCTTCTTCACCGGTGCGTTCCGGCGTCCACGTGAGGCCAACTGGATCATCGGCTGCTTCCTGCTGATCCTGGCGATGTTCGAGGGCTTCTTCGGCTACTCACTGCCCGACGACCTCCTCTCCGGCACCGGCGTCCGCGCACTCACCGCAGGCGCCCTCGGGCTACCCATCGTGGGTACGTGGATTCGCTGGGCGCTGTTCGGTGGGGACTTCCCCGGCGAGATCATCATCCCGCGCATGTACGTGCTGCACATCCTGCTGTTCCCGGGCATCATCCTGGCGTTGATCGGCGCCCACCTCGCGCTGGTCTGGTACCAGAAGCACACCCAGTTCCCCGGCCCCGGCCGCACCGAGCGCAACGTGGTCGGCGTGCGCATCATGCCGGTCTTCGCGGCCAAGGGTGGCGCGATGTTCGCGATGACGACCGGTGTGCTGGCCCTGATGGCGGGTGTCTTCCAGATCAACCCGGTGTGGGTGCTCGGACCCTACAACCCGGCCCACGTCTCGGCCGGCTCCCAGCCCGACATCTACATGATGTGGACCGACGGACTCCTCCGACTCATGCCGGCGTGGGAACTCTATCTCGGCAAATACACTGTGCCGGCGTCGAATTGGGGCGTGCTGCTGATCGGCGCGGTCTTCATCTCGATGATGGTCTACCCGTGGGTGGAAAGGCGGCTCACCAACGATCGTGCCCATCACAACCTGTTGCAGCGTCCACGTGACGTGCCGGTGCGTACCGGCATCGGGGCGATGGCGCTCTCGTTCTACATCATCCTGACGCTGTCGTGCATGAACGACGTGATCGCCTACAAGTTCCACGTCTCACTCAACGCGACCACCTGGATGGGCCGCATCGGCCTGATCGTGGTGCCACCGCTGGCCTACTTCGTCGCCTACCGCTGGGCCCTGGCCCTGCAACGCAGCGACCGCGCCGTCCTCGCGCACGGCATCGAGACCGGCCTCATCAAGCGCCTGCCACAGGGCGAGTACATCGAGGTCCACCAACCACTGGGCCCGGTCGACTCCCACGGCCACCCCATCCCGCTCCCCTACCAGGGCGCGGCTCTGCCCAAGCGGATGAACAAACTCGGCTCCTCCGGCGCACCCGGCACCGGATCGATCCTCACCGCCGACCCGCCCGAGCAGCAGCAACACAACGCCGAGCGCGCGCGATCAGAGCTCGACGCCGAACTCGAGGCAATACGTCGGCTCAATTCCGGCTCCGACGCGCGACAATGA